The Hordeum vulgare subsp. vulgare chromosome 4H, MorexV3_pseudomolecules_assembly, whole genome shotgun sequence genomic interval AGAGCGCGCTCCATATGCCATACGGCGACTCCGCTAAAATTGCTCTAAGCTTGGGTTTATTGTGTGGATACTCCCGGCAACCATGCGTTGAAGTTCCTTTCAACACATGAAATGCTATAATTTGTTTCGAGAAAGCGCAAAGGACCTTTGTGTTTCATTATattgaaaagatagagtttgttaCAATACTCCTAAGAGGCAGGGTACAAGCATAGGTTTATGCTTCCGCCAAAGGCCTATAACACATGAATGATAAACCTGTTGGCCTTTCCCTCTCAGTTTCTATCTATCCGGGAATCGGAGCAACACTTCACCACTTCTCAAGATTAATCACAAGCAACCAAATATGGCACACTGAATACTTCCCTCCATAAGTAACCTTCTACTAAAATATGCGGTATTCTCTTCATGTACACAAAGAATAAAAATCATGTTAGAAGCTAGGAGAGCTCAGGGAATCCGGTTCTCCTAACTGCAAAGCTGGTTGCAGAGCTGGTCTATCTTATCTTGTGTAGCTTCAGCCACAATGTAGCTCCGGTGTATCCCTTTGCCTTCACAGGTCAAGTTCAAGGTATTTGCCTGTAGGATTGCCTGCAAGGAGATGGAATTACGAAAAATAGCATTAGCATGTAGCGACGCCCCCGTGAATGCATGCTCAATCTCAACTGGGACATCTCTTACATATCTGGCTACAGCGTCTAGCCAAAGAAAGTGAGTTTGGTCCATATTGATCCAAAAGCACATTTGGTTCAGAAGTACTTTAAAAAATACAGAGGGAGGAACTTCCAATTATCTTACCGTGCATGTTGTCGGTGACGAGTTGCACTTCCATTTTTTAGTAGGAACACAACTGAGATAATGGCACCAAGAACAGTGATCGTTCGCATTATATCCCCGGAAAAGCATAACGATAGCCACTGTGAACCTACAAATTTCAGATGACAGGTATCAATCATCACGGGGAAAACATCTGAAAGTTATATATCAGGGCTTCAAGCGGAAAGTCTGTAGACTCACCCGATAATCAGCAGAATAGCAGCAACTATCCACAATATATATTGATACGTCTTGTGCTTGCGTTCGGCAGGAGCAGTTTGCGGTCCAGGTGTTACTCTTCTCTGGTTAATCCATGCAAACTGTGGTCGAATAAAGACAACAAATCCAAGAAGGAACCCAGATATAAGGCCCCCAATATGAGCAAAGTTATCCACTCTGGGGAGTATCCCAAGGGCCAAGTTCACCACGATCACAAGTACCAGGGTTAATAATGCTGCCACCTAAAAATTAAGGGGAATTATCACACCATTTAATTGAACAACTAATTCTCGATGGACAAAACTGAATCAATCTGCTGaaacatctactattattacaaaTTACAGAAGATATATACGAAAACAGACCTTATTTGCATAGAGTGACCAATTTGTGATGAGTTCAGAAAGCATAGACCCTATCAGTCCAAACAAAGCACCAGAAGcaccaacggaaatacttgctcggATGAAGAGAGCAGACATCAAGCTTCCACCAAAACCAGAAATGAGATAAACAAGGCCAATCCTCACTGTACATCATGAATAGACAAAATTCTTCAGTAGTGTAAGGCATACAAGCATTTAAAATGTACGTGTATCTATTTCGTAAATTGAACTACAGCTTGGATGAACTTTCAAGCATATTATTTGAGACTTTGGTAAACTAATCAGCGATATAGATAGGGTAATTTGAGGTATTCCTGTTTCAGGAGTTGCTACAGTATGGTGCCTCTTGGTTCAGTCTAAGTAGCTTCTCTGTGTGGTTACAAAATTCTGATATTTTTGGTTCCACTATCGAAGATACATaacatatgatattacttgtgaaATGTCTGTAGACTACTAGAATTGGCTTCATGAAGCAATATTTCATTACAAGAAATTTGTCCGAAGAAGCTTGTTAGTTATTAACAGAACCAAGGCCATGGGAAAACGATTGACAGGATATAACTTCTATCTATTCCTTCTTGTTGAAATCAAGAAGGCTCATGTGAAAAATGCAAGCAATGCTTTCACTTACCAAATCCAAATTCTTGTTCAAGTCGAATACCAATAAATAGAAGGCAAAGCACATTGATGAGTAAATGGACAACCCCAGCATGGAGCCAGATACATGTAATCAGACGCCATCCCTGGCGACCTTGGACAACTTTAGATACATCTAGAGCTCCCATCTTCAGCAGCCTGGAATGGAAAATGCTTTCTTAGTCCTGAAATTCAAATATCCATAAGAAATATCTTATCTTGTTTGCCGCCATTTCTTTCCATGTCCTTCATTTCAAATGAAGTGACGCAACACACTATGAAAGATTAAATTCACTGTAGCTCTTAGTAAACATCAGTAAAATGACCAGAAGTTAACCAAAAAAAGTTCCCAGTtcacgcaaaaaaaaaaaaaaaagcagaGCAAGGACGAAGTTTCTGAAAATATCTGAGCAAAGTAGTTATACTTCTACTCAACACCGACGAatacatatactccctccatcccataatataagagctttTTGACACTACATTAGTTGTAAACACAGCACGCAACTACTGCTGTTCACTGAATTTGCacttccaaaataacataaaagtCGAATTGCGGACAACACCATAAAAGTCCAAATATGCGGTAAAATTGTTGAAGTCAAATTGTGCAGAACCTTCAACACCTAGACGGTTGACAAGAtaatctgattttttttcttctcaagtcatcaccaacaccaatCATGAGCAGAGTATAGCCTAAATCAACTAAAGTTAGCAAAGCTACATAAGCCAATACCAAGTCTAAAGATGTCCTACACCTGACTTGGCAAGCAAATTGCTTACGTCTACATTTAATATTTCAGCTGTTAGTTTCTTCTTTGAAATGGATGGCAGGAGCTCTGCCCATTCATTAGAGAAACTAGAATTTACAAGTATAACACCTGTCCCCTAATGGAAAGAGACTTAATGATCAGTTCCAGAATACCTTTGTAACCCCAACTTAATTACCAACTCAGTAAGAAGGCTTTAGTTTTATTTGATGAAGAAAAAAAAAACCAGAATCGTAAACTTGATTAGATCCATTGGAAGATCAGCCTGCAGAGCTCACACCTAGGGGATCAAGACCGATTTTTTAGATGGTCTGAAACTCTGAATGTTTGTGTACCTCATACAAGTTTCCTCTCAAAGACTTGTAGATTGCTAGCTCACAAAATTCCCTCATCCACaaacccagaaaaaaaatcagtatGTCTCAAACGGAAGCATCACTAGTTCTTCCAATTCCAATTGCAAAATAGAATGCAGGGGAGGTGGCTGCTGGTCTCCCTATTGCAGAAGTAAGCAACCTGAGAATGAACCTGTGCACCAACCTAATTGAGGATCAATCTCAATAGCTTGAGTGTAAACACACGAGGTCTAAAGGAATAAAATGTCATGTTTGAGACGCTAAAAAGGAGAGATGTTATCCCCCACTGTCTATACGACCCAAATAAGGAATTACTAAGGCATGAGGAGAGAAAGATAAGAAAAACAATGCTAATACAGCATCATCTTTGAGTAAATCGAGTTGGTGCTGCTGTTTGCAATTGTACTGGTCAGTAACAAAGGGAAAGGGGAAATTAAGTCTTGTCAATGTTCAGCTAGACTCACTGTCTTCCTCTAAGCAAGGAAATGCACAGCGAGGCGAGGAAGCAAAGAAAGGGTGGAGGAAGAAGAGACGGAGGAGGGCAGCAGCCTGCGTACGTGGTGGAGGATGGGCCGAGGAGCGGGTTCTCCTTGAGCGGCTGGAAGGCGAATCGGCCGAGGAACCCCGCGGAGCAGTTGCCGGAGCTGCGGTTGGGGCAGTCGTTAACGAACATGGTGACAAGGAAGACGGCGACGCAGGCGATTGAGGCGGCGGGGACGAGCCAGGGCGTCCAGCGGCGGTAGTAGGGGCGCGCCCTGAGGCGTGCCGGGTTCGGGTGCACGGGCGGGCGCTGCGGGCGCTCGACGCGGACCTCGACGGCGCCAGTGCCGGGGTCGGGACCGGCGCCGGCGGGCTTCATCGTGGCGTAGGAGGAGGACGAGGGATCCAGGTGTGGAGGAGGCTGGCGGAGGAAGCGAGGGAAGGCGGCGAAGCGTGAGGAGGTGGGGGACGGGGGCAGGGAGAGTTCTGGGCTGGCTTGTGTTGGtgctggcagcacaagaggacgcTTCCTTTCGGCGGCAGCGAAGGGAGGGGAAGGGTAGGGAAGCCGCGTTGTGTTCGTCTGCTTTCCTTGACTCTGTTTGCCTTGCTTGCGACTACAACTGTCAAGGTCTCTCTCTCACACAGGGAGAACTGGTaacttgagagagagagagagagagagattgcttgAGCTGCGTCGGGTTGCGTAGCCAAGGAAGAAAAGGATGGATAAATGAATAAAGTAAAAGGATAAGTGAAATTCCTGCAACGGATTGAAGGAGAGTCGTTGTGGACGGTGGGATGGTTGGCCAACTCCGGCTGCCAAATGGATTGAAGGAGCCAACATTGTAGCGTCTCATCTGCTGCAACCGGAAAGCAGCTCCTTACTTACTTGGGTAAAAGTGGACCATCTGCACGGCTGGAAAGCGGTTTTCTTTCTCTAATCCAACACAATAAGCATCGCCGCTGGGAGTGGCAGCAGTTTGTTGGGCGATCTGAAATTGTCATAATCGTGCTATTTTTAAGAACAAGAAGCTGAAATCCCTTTTTAATGTGGTTTACGCTACTTGTAGTTTTCTTACTTATTGAACAGGTTTGTTGAATGAAGCTAATCGGGTGACGATGAAGAGCAATTGAAGCGTGGAGCAAAGATTCTAAAGAGCAATGCGTCTAGCATGGTACGGATCTGTGCTGCCCCCAAGAGTAACAATTGAAGATGAAAGGTGCTAGTAatgccttagagcatctccaacagccgcgcttcgcgccgcgcccaaaaaatgtatttaccgcgcgcgcttcggctggtttagcgcggggataggcgctggctccaacagccgcgctataatgtagcgcgcgcgccgctccagcagtgcccaaaaatgcagcgcgcgcagcacgcacaaaccacatatacatttcaaaaaataggagaaaaacgatcaaacaaacaaaattatTTCAAGAAAGCGCGGCGCTGTTCCTCAGACGCCGGAGGCGCGAGGGCCGGCCGGACTAGGAGGGGGTGGGGTggaagcgcggcggcgcggggaggccggggaagcgcctgaacggtcgccggggggagcgggcggcggccgcagcggagacaggccggggaagcgcttgagtggtcgccggcgggcgcgggcggcgacggcggcgcggtCGGATGGGGGCGGCGCGAGAGTggaggagcgagcgcgggagagagcaggagcgagcgcgggagagtcgcgcgcgcgggagccggcgcagcaaatagggggcgcgggattgcgtttcggccagcgcgctgaactggaaatggcgcgcgcgccgtttttgcgcgcccgctggagctgccCGTCGCGTTGCGCGCGTGCTAAAACTGCCTTTTTTACGGCGCGACGCTTGTATagcgcgcctgttggagatgctcttagatctCTATGGTTTTGGCCCTTGCGTGAGTGACTGGTCGACTCGTTGGAGGGTCTGATTGTATCCTGGGATGATTTAGACTTGCCTCCTTTTCTTGGTTTTGTTAGGCTAGCTGATGCGTTTTATGATGTTCCTGGGTTTTCGTCCGGCGATAGGCTGCTCGATGACGATTGTCTATTGTGGGTTTTCCAGTAATGCTTTGAACTTGCTCCCCTTTCTTGTTTTCCTTTGTTTGTCCGAACTTTGTAACTTTGTATTTTCGTTATGTTCGGTAATGAAAAGGGGCTCGCACGGTTTTAAAAAAAAAAGCATCGCCgcataagagcaactccaacgcgccgacccaaacggacgacggTCTCGTCCGTTTAGGCCAGCCGAGCGCTTTGCATTCGCTCTGTTTAACATTTGGGTTGGCACTGCGTCCAACACCTGCGATCCATATTTGCGGATGTGGCCGGCTGGCCGCCCCTTTTCAGTAAATATGCACATGTTTTGCATTATTTGACAAGTAGACATATAAAAAGTAGCATAGTTTTATAATCAAATAATGTTGGAGCTCGAGggagaaattcaaaaaaaatcctacggaacaccaagatcaatctaagagaaaccaacaacgagagaggtagagcatcttcatacctttgaagaacgctaagcggaagcgttactatgaacgcgggtgatggagtcgtactcgcagcgattcagatcgcggtagatGGGATCCAAAGCGCCGAACAACGACGCCTCTGcgctcaacacacgtgcatcccggtgacatCTCCTCTACCTTGAACCGGCAAGGGGAGAAAGGAAGTTgatggagagctccggcagcacgacggcgtggtgggggtagagctatgtggttctccggcagggcttcgccaagcaccgcgaagGAGGAGTAAGagagagggcagggctgcgccgaggtggATGGAAAACTTGTGtgttgcagccccaaaacccttgggtatatataggaggagggggagggctggccggccacccgaggaaaccctaggaggggagGCGGTcaccctagatgggaggggcggcggccaggtgggaggtggcttgcctcccaagttggagggGGGCCAcctccacgccctagggttcccatccctaggcgccttgggccttggtgggtggcgcactagcccatctaggggttggttcccttccacttttggcccacgtggcccttcggggctggtggcccctctcggtggacccccggaacccttccggtggtcacggtacaataccgatgatccTCGAAATATTTTCGGTGATCAAATatgcacttcctatatatgaatctttacctccggaccgttccggagctcctcgtgatgtttgggatctcatctggaactccaaacaactttcggtaaccacatactattctcattacaactctagcatcatcgaaccttaagtgtgtagaccctatgggttcgggaaccatgcagacatgaccgagacacctcttcggtcaataaccgatagcgagatctggatatccatgttggctcccacatgttccacgatgatctcatcggatgaaccacgatgtcggggattcaatcaaccccgtatgcaattccctttgtctatcggtatataacttgcccgagattcgatcgtcggtatccccataacttgttcaatctcgttaccagcaagtctattttctcgtttcgtaacacatgatcccgtgactaactccttagtcacattgagctcaataggatgatgtattacctagtgggcccagagatacctcttcgtcatacggagtgacaaatcccagtctcgattcgtgccaacccaacagacactttcggagatacctgtagtgcacctttataatcacccagttacgttgtgacgtttgatacacccaaagaattcctacggtgtccgggagttgcacaatctcatggtctaagaaaatgatacttgacattagaaaagctttagctgacgaactacacgatcttgtgatatgcttaggattgggtcttgtccatcacatcattctcttaatgatgtgaccccgttatcaatgccatacaatgtccatgattaggaactataaccatctattgatcaacgagctagtgaactagaggcttactagggacttggtatggtctatgtattcacacatgtattacggtttccggttaatacacttgtagcatgaacaatagacaattatcatgaacaaggaagtataataataaccactttattattgcctctagggcatatttccaacaaataaagcatagttttaaaataaataagtatagtTTTACAAATCGAATAAAAATTAAATTGTCTCAAATACATATAAAAAAAGATACAACTATTGGTTGTCAACATGAGCCCACATATgttcaaccaaatcattttgtagttgcatgtgagtttctcaatcaCGCATTTTATAATGAAATTGGACGAACTGTTCAAACGTTGCCGCTCCTTCAtgctcaggcacaacattctcaccATCAAACTGAAACCCTTGATGTAGGTACATTTCGGACGCTCATCTCCTACGACCATGTTGTGCATAATCACACAAGCTGTCATCACCTCCCATGGCTTCTTGGTGCTCCAAGTCCTAGCAGGGTACTGAACGATGCCCCATtgagattgcaaaacaccaaaggcacgctctGCGTCCTTTttagcactctcttgctcttgggcaaatcttcctcttctctccgacaggGTCGAGGATTGTCTTCACGATAGTGGTCCACCTAGGATATGTATCGTCACCTACATAGTATCCTTAGTCGTAGTTGTGGCTGTTGATGGTAACATTCACCGGTGGGTTGTTGCCTTccgcaagccttgcaaacaccggCAAGCGTTGAACCACGTTGACATCATTATGTGATTCGGCCATGCTGAAGAAAGAGTGCCAGATCCAGACATATTGTGAGGCCACAACCTCAAGTATGATAGTGCAAGCCCTGACGTGGCCCTTATACTGCCCTTGTGAAGCGGTagggcagttcttccactcctggtgcatgcagtctatgctgccaagcatccctgggaagcccCTGCTGGCATTCCTCACCAACAAGTGGGTTGTATCTTGAGGTGGGCTCTCTCAAGTACGCAGGGCCAAACACAGCAATCACAGCCCTACATAACTTGTACATGGACTCTAGGCATATAGACTCCCTCATACGGACGTGCTCATCAACGAGATTAGTGGGCACTTCGTATGCAAGCATTCGCATGGCTGCAGTGCATTTCTGATCAGATGAGAAGCCAATCTTTTCAAAGGCATCCTCTTTGCACTTGAAATAGTTATCGTATTCGACCACCCCCTCACTAATATGGTTGAAAACATGCCTAGCCATACAGAAACACCGCCGGAATTTTTGATGTTTGAACAACGGGTTGGTTGTGTCAAAGTAGTCCTTCAAATAAGGAAATGGCCGCTCTCTTGGTTATGATCCAACGTCGAAAAGTGTCCCGGGATCAAGCCACAGAACAACGACCGCTAGCTATTAaggtggtgatggaccaacacgACAGCTATAGGAccggaagtatgtctagaggggggattagactacttgacaagataaaaatttagcctttgcccaattttagttgaggggcagttttgggaattatggcaagtcaagtacacccaacacatgcagttctaagagtgtagtagtggaatgtaaaacatgcaagtgtaaagtaaaggaataaggtagggagatcaaatgcatgagattgacatgacaatttttggcatggttccgataggtggcgctatcgtacgtccatgttagtggagacttcaacccacgaagggtaacgggtgcgagagtccatagagggctccacccacaagggggccacgaagaagcgaccttgtctattccaccatggtttccgcccacgaaggactaggcttactcacggtagatcttcacgaagtaggcgatctccttgcccttacaaacatctgggttcaactccacaacacgaaataggaggcttgcaagcaacacctaaccaatctaggaggcaccaccctccaaaaggtaatagatgtggtagaacaatgaactccttgttctggtgcttctaaacatagtctcatcaacacgaatcactctctcacagaataggcatgggtagatgagattgatttggtggaaattagcttggggaggctagagatcaagtttcaaatgattggattggaatgtcttggtatcaacacatgagtaggtggctctctctcagtaaaaatggatctaaaaatgaagtgtgtgttctgagtgcttctcccacgaatgacaaGGGGGTGAAGGGgtgtatataggcagcacacaaaatccaacagttacacctaaagtggcaaagttggtgacaccaaagtcatcaactcggtggtaccgacttgcactaaaggcagcaaCTTATGAATCtcagtggaaccgatatacacaactcggtggcaccgaaaaggtggctaaaagTCAgaagacacaactcggtgacaccaatactcaaactcggaaattctgattttgtgtaccgaggcaacagaaagttggccacctaaactcagtagcaccgacatggtttcggttgcaccgatttggtgggaatggctagggttctgtctgggatcaaactcggtagggccgaaatgggaaagttggtggcaccgattttgagtgtgtggtattggacagaatggttacgtgggaaaaatgactcagtaTTTTGGTCGCTAACTTTGAGcagttgagcaaccagttcattttaatacctcacccccttttaatagtattggctttcctatggactcaatagtgatttctcacaaatataaaat includes:
- the LOC123448272 gene encoding RHOMBOID-like protein 2 is translated as MKPAGAGPDPGTGAVEVRVERPQRPPVHPNPARLRARPYYRRWTPWLVPAASIACVAVFLVTMFVNDCPNRSSGNCSAGFLGRFAFQPLKENPLLGPSSTTLLKMGALDVSKVVQGRQGWRLITCIWLHAGVVHLLINVLCLLFIGIRLEQEFGFVRIGLVYLISGFGGSLMSALFIRASISVGASGALFGLIGSMLSELITNWSLYANKVAALLTLVLVIVVNLALGILPRVDNFAHIGGLISGFLLGFVVFIRPQFAWINQRRVTPGPQTAPAERKHKTYQYILWIVAAILLIIGFTVAIVMLFRGYNANDHCSWCHYLSCVPTKKWKCNSSPTTCTAILQANTLNLTCEGKGIHRSYIVAEATQDKIDQLCNQLCS